In the genome of Apostichopus japonicus isolate 1M-3 chromosome 15, ASM3797524v1, whole genome shotgun sequence, one region contains:
- the LOC139981285 gene encoding leucine-rich repeat-containing protein 43-like produces MPVASGVDAFTSFERLLRTLCLNEFPCGTGTWRSTLGEGEQATQFITTTRNYGSDKEQVETLEELVTSSFSPYSVDYSWSKEAKQLREMAVKSPWLISTEFILQHFQSLRIVDKQVNRIDERMLQFPALKELTLSANQLSTVDCKYLPRSLKVLELVANQISDLEPLCNRPPALHHLGLSLNRISAVHEYLTGEFWPYLLSLDLSHNCLTELKDLTQKLQTLPKLRNLALIGNPLALIPGYRGFTVDSLRNLSILDDTQISADEKHHFKGLARRREFVRDEAQIIFKIQTVGGIARPPELDVTEEAPEYPVINRYYYVEFMFLEDFASKTSTGQEDTEKDEGKEEEEEKKDEELAKADNLLTTEDHISINEDCQENTEVQSDGNVPVGTFFTALESQAPSAVPPEDEEENDKVPSPPPELKLRPYRTQNMQWTEESLGNLEMGFIQTLVIDDLPALKQCLKQGLKLAVKEDKVLSYPPEETDDVQSIASQKKSGKDKGDKKEEKKEKPKDPKGGKKKKKEPEIELIHSPPEVTILGTYTLELKEFIDGENLAREVCVCHVIERECIEEDQQDKHDDKKEKTKKGDGDASKGKKGKEGKEKGKKPGKLDKADSKAKISPPKGTVEEETEEETPPPPPLTVSLSVELVKWTTAQDSIPKVDTKESVIT; encoded by the exons ATGCCTGTGGCTTCAGGAGTTGATGCTTTTACCTCTTTTGAGAGACTTTTACGTACTCTATGCTTGAACGAGTTTCCCTGTGGAACCGGTACCTGG CGAAGTACCCTTGGTGAAGGAGAACAGGCTACTCAATTTATAACTACCACGAGAA ATTATGGATCTGACAAGGAACAAGTCGAAACTCTCGAAGAGCTGGTGACTTCCAGCTTTTCTCCATATTCAGTGGATTATAGTTGGAGCAAAGAAGCAAAGCAATTGAGGGAAATGGCCGTCAAGAGTCCCTGGCTGATATCCACAGAGTTCATTCTTCAACATTTTCAGTCTCTAAGAATTGTTGACAAACAG GTTAACAGGATTGATGAGAGAATGTTACAGTTTCCGGCTCTAAAAGAACTGACTTTGAGTGCTAACCAGCTCTCCACCGTGGATTGTAAATATCTACCCAGATCTCTCAAG GTTTTAGAACTTGTCGCCAATCAGATAAGCGATCTGGAACCTCTCTGTAACCGACCACCAGCACTCCACCACCTTGGCTTGAGCCTTAACAGGATTTCGGCTGTTCATGAATACTTAACAGGAGAATTTTG GCCATACCTCTTATCCCTGGACCTTAGTCACAACTGCTTAACGGAACTAAAGGATCTAACGCAGAAATTACAAACCTTACCAAAGCTTCGTAATTTAGCTCTCATCGGGAATCCATTGGCT ttaATTCCAGGTTACAGGGGGTTTACCGTTGACAGTTTACGCAATCTGTCCATCTTAGATGATACTCAGATATCTGCCGATGAGAAACATCACTTTAAGGGCCTCGCCAGAAGAAGAG AGTTTGTGCGTGATGAGGCTCAGATTATTTTTAAAATCCAAACTGTTGGAGGGATTGCCAGACCACCAGAGCTAGAt GTCACCGAGGAAGCTCCCGAGTACCCTGTCATTAACAGGTATTACTATGTCGAGTTTATGTTCTTGGAAGACTTTGCTAGCAAGACAAGCACCGGCCAAGAAGATACAGAGAAAGATGAAGGcaaggaagaagaggaggagaagaaAGATGAG GAACTTGCAAAGGCTGATAATCTTCTTACCACAGAAGATCATATTTCAATCAATGAGGATTGTCAAGAAAATACAGAAGTTCAATCCGATGGAAATG TTCCTGTCGGGACGTTTTTCACAGCTTTAGAATCTCAAGCTCCATCTGCAGTGCCTCCAGAGGATGAAGAAGAGAACGATAAAGTGCCGTCACCACCTCCTGAACTGAAATTGAGACCTTATAG AACACAAAACATGCAATGGACAGAAGAATCGTTAGGTAACCTGGAGATGGGATTCATTCAGACGTTGGTCATCGATGACCTACCGGCTTTAAAGCAGTGTCTTAAACAAGGTTTGAAGCTAGCCGTCAAAGAGGACAAG GTATTATCGTACCCTCCGGAGGAAACTGACGATGTTCAAAGCATAGCTAGTCAGAAGAAAAGTGGGAAGGATAAAGGAGACaagaaggaggagaagaaagagaagcCCAAGGATCCAAAG ggaggaaagaagaaaaagaaagagccAGAAATTGAACTGATCCATTCTCCACCCGAGGTCACCATCCTCGGAACTTACACCTTGGAGCTCAAGGAGTTCATCGATGGAGAAAACCTGGCGCGAGAGGTCTGCGTGTGTCACGTGATAGAGAGAGAATGCATAGAGGAGGATCAACAGGACAAACATGATGATAAAAAG GAAAAGACGAAGAAAGGAGATGGAGATGCATCAAAAGGCAAAAAAgggaaagaaggaaaagagaaag GTAAAAAACCAGGCAAGCTAGACAAAGCAGATTCAAAGGCCAAAATCTCTCCACCGAAAGGAACCGTCGAGGAAGAAACGGAGGAagagacaccccctcccccacccttaaCCGTATCACTTAGTGTCGAGCTGGTTAAATGGACCACAGCCCAAGATTCTATTCCAAAAGTTGATACCAAAGAATCAGTTATTACATAG
- the LOC139980987 gene encoding uncharacterized protein, whose protein sequence is MLKTALIHLFVCLSLCNQTKSQDIYGVVSVGNITDLDTPVFAVTENDFGGVITVNLLAVNDTSNGPVYQPSVEIDESVLVSCVTVTPYHPGDAVIEFVDEVLPRGELQADIFFNVSEQGRVIEVQCSGESTMMPGDSTNYFNFTTSQGPTGFVVVKKSPIVSFCDPVIQVPYAEAIKTSTVKVKLSEPVDSYDVIVSCAIVGVVDANLSLWVSFDDEVVSPGMDSVTMRYSIRRYGSVVLVACMANSTQGNQYVPSTSAGPEATFVLDSGSVQLVPTVSNVRTPTFSAYLVLSDTLRPNEGDITFVCNLVPVNTTEFAQDTIDNPSCVFEQPSGVTTQSPTFATPCPTDANSTCPTTEASPVSDAPNITQISPWTLLTSEFVFQEGEVFKVVHAQLKSLYGSHKGALVLTCCAAYDVNSSPKYTNASDALVILSEVEPVRPLNASAIPGAFLGLQETELLNPAYVEVSPCPCDLYESKCDTDCCCDMDCSEVDISLFTCTEGVEGGDFSALPDYLCDSASLYRSDWWPFLCVQVSNSPHLGLYYNTIVGLKDISSFNSFKSQTVLPMTTSFEDTSSRELDFDENFGSVGYRNGYPVELMYDGNLRGYLTLPAVALQGDCHHSAVVKFQEDSYSECTKLLEPSSCADYTPFSARWYLQPSATSYPPCPAVPRVIAGYGQATIAGTSVSYLCLGQGVESYLRSQSESLPNATQTELFKEAGSTEDGEEEGGTSTRCEWDDGFTVPPTPTLNDDTKDCDNVVLDVDYQLFWRGSAVVSVDVTILLGSVPLPETTSIPEPTDDTTFITPPPFPETEATIVSVSSTVTPRDVDANSTFTATELVTDFDDILVSLETDETFPPITASPTEGTTPAPTTQILTTSPAGLTTPPATSPTVTPDTTVTDRQPSTSFNDDNSTVTNTPIPMMTTTSSVGNDSDTDDPAVQREVRSVTQRFRTTFTYLPSVVSDRVTRLYEADPVQSSRSGNPGYNTGAAVLSGVAVYQMVETTTSPPVNCTADPQDLSCNETRQDNTVFTNVDVSDGSRIQMIMPGSNGLCSEATSQEIYLGENTLSGCFLRLSLSDLSNCTELRTYMKENLKTFVAADVIGKTGVADVLQESNWAAIITEDNENVDDSGLIQPTGTSVTTESPLTTEYPNQTFVQDPTPPQILDQLNGICFDVPTGVNLEVLITDEGEYNGFMIQEIVSAKISYTSSVLKMDCMGANAVRCQNTNTTTGVDEEYVQSFMVTSSVTFTKVPPIPPESVILYYKDYNPALCKQDSCLRGLFYPFTESFEGDSFEYSLAVTMITILVATGYVIVTTPWLGLKMW, encoded by the exons GATTTGGATACTCCAGTGTTCGCAGTCACAGAAAATGACTTTGGAGGAGTAATCACTGTCAACCTGTTGGCAGTCAATGATACTTCTAATGGCCCTGTGTATCAACCCAGTGTCGAAATAGATGAAAGT GTGTTGGTGTCATGCGTTACTGTAACACCGTACCATCCTGGGGATGCCGTCATTGAATTTGTAGACGAGGTGCTACCCAGAGGGGAGCTGCAGGCAGATATTTTCTTCAA TGTATCCGAACAGGGGCGTGTTATAGAGGTTCAGTGTAGTGGAGAAAGTACAATGATGCCTGGGGATAGCACCAATTACTTTAACTTTACTACATCCCAGGGACCAACTGG CTTCGTGGTCGTGAAGAAAAGTCCAATTGTCAGCTTTTGTGACCCAGTTATTCAAGTGCCGTATGCAGAAGCCATTAAGACCAGCACTGTGAAAGTTAAACTCAG TGAACCGGTCGACTCTTACGACGTGATCGTATCCTGTGCCATTGTGGGAGTTGTGGATG CTAACTTATCTCTTTGGGTGTCTTTCGATGACGAAGTGGTCTCTCCAGGGATGGATAGTGTGACg ATGCGCTACAGTATCAGAAGGTATGGCTCGGTTGTGCTTGTGGCTTGCATGGCCAACTCAACTCAGGGTAACCAGTATGTACCATCTACATCTGCAG GACCGGAAGCCACATTTGTTTTAGACTCTGGGTCAGTTCAACTGGTGCCGACGGTCTCTAACGTTCGCACACCGACTTTCTCAGCTTACCTGGTCCTCTCTGACACTCTGCGGCCTAATGAAGGTGACATAACATTCGTTTGCAACCTGGTGCCGGTCAACACCACAGAATTTGCCCAAGACACTATCGACAACCCCTCCTGCGTATTTGAGCAACCATCTGGAGTAACCACTCAATCACCAACATTTGCGA CGCCATGCCCGACGGACGCTAATTCAACGTGTCCTACCACGGAGGCGAGTCCGGTGTCTGACGCTCCCAACATCACACAGATATCTCCCTGGACACTCCTCACTTCAGAATTTGTATTTCAG GAGGGTGAAGTGTTCAAGGTCGTTCATGCCCAGCTAAAATCACTCTACGGTTCCCACAAGGGCGCCCTGGTGCTCACATGTTGCGCTGCGTACGATGTCAACTCGAGTCCCAAGTACACCAACGCCTCCGATGCCCTGGTTATCCTGTCAGAGGTCGAACCTGTTCGACCTTTGAATGCTTCGGCCATTCCAG GCGCTTTCTTGGGACTTCAGGAGACGGAGCTATTAAACCCAGCATATGTAGAAGTCTCGCCTTGTCCTTGCGATCTTTATGAGAGCAAATGTGATACAGACTGTTGCTGTGATATG GATTGCTCTGAAGTGGACATAAGCCTATTCACCTGCACGGAGGGGGTCGAAGGTGGTGACTTTTCGGCCTTGCCCGACTACCTCTGCGATTCCGCATCCCTCTATCGATCGGACTGGTGGCCGTTTCTCTGCGTTCAGGTCTCCAACAGTCCTCATCTGGGTCTCTATTACAACACCATCGTCGGCCTGAAGGACATCTCCTCGTTCAATTCGTTCAAATCGCAGACAGTCCTACCGATGACCACCAGCTTTGAGGATACGTCCTCCCGTGAACTGGATTTTGACGAAAACTTTGGCTCTGTCGGGTATCGCAACGGGTATCCCGTCGAGCTGATGTACGATGGAAATCTCCGCGGGTACCTCACCCTACCCGCGGTTGCCCTCCAGGGCGATTGTCATCACTCGGCCGTAGTCAAGTTTCAAGAGGACAGTTACAGCGAATGCACCAAGCTGTTGGAACCGTCCAGCTGCGCCGATTACACCCCATTCAGCGCCCGGTGGTACCTGCAACCGTCTGCCACCTCCTATCCGCCCTGTCCCGCGGTCCCGCGAGTGATCGCGGGGTACGGGCAAGCGACCATCGCGGGCACGAGCGTGAGTTATCTCTGTCTAGGTCAGGGGGTCGAGTCGTATCTCAGATCTCAGTCAGAGTCCTTGCCGAACGCCACGCAGACAGAGTTATTCAAGGAGGCAGGTAGCACGGAGGATGGAGAAGAGGAAGGCGGTACCTCGACCAGGTGTGAATGGGACGACGGCTTCACCGTACCGCCGACACCCACGCTGAACGACGACACCAAGGATTGCGACAACGTGGTACTGGATGTTGACTACCAACTCTTCTGGCGTGGTAGTGCAGTTGTCTCCGTGGACGTCACCATTCTACTCGGTTCTGTACCGCTTCCCGAGACCACGTCTATCCCAGAACCGACCGACGACACCACTTTCATCACGCCGCCACCCTTCCCGGAAACGGAGGCGACCATAGTGTCCGTAAGTAGTACCGTCACACCCCGAGATGTCGACGCCAATTCTACCTTCACAGCGACCGAATTGGTCACAGACTTTGATGACATACTGGTGTCTCTAGAAACAGATGAAACTTTCCCGCCTATTACAGCCAGTCCAACGGAAGGTACAACTCCTGCACCCACCACCCAGATCTTGACTACAAGTCCAGCAGGGCTGACCACACCTCCTGCCACTTCACCGACCGTGACTCCAGACACGACGGTCACCGACCGGCAACCGTCGACTTCTTTCAACGATGACAACTCCACGGTCACCAATACCCCTATACCAATGATGACGACGACATCGTCTGTGGGTAATGACTCCGATACAGACGATCCAGCTGTACAGAGGGAAGTTAGGTCAGTCACTCAGAGATTCCGGACAACGTTCACATATCTGCCTTCGGTCGTTTCCGATCGGGTAACCAGGTTATACGAGGCCGATCCGGTTCAGTCTTCGCGATCCGGAAACCCCGGTTATAACACTGGTGCTGCGGTGTTGTCCGGTGTCGCCGTCTACCAAATGGTTGAGACAACTACGTCACCACCGGTGAACTGCACGGCTGACCCTCAAGATCTTTCCTGTAATGAGACGAGACAAGACAATACGGTCTTCACCAACGTGGATGTCAGCGATGGGAGCAGAATTCAGATGATAATGCCTG GCTCCAATGGTCTTTGCTCGGAAGCAACCTCGCAGGAGATTTATTTAGGAGAAAACACGCTGTCCGGCTGTTTTCTCAGGTTGTCGTTATCCGATCTCTCCAACTGTACAGAGCTACGAACGTACATGAAGGAGAATCTGAAGACCTTCGTAGCCGCAGACGTGATCGGTAAAACAGGAGTTGCAGACGTACTCCAAGAAAGTAACTGGGCCGCTATCATTAC GGAGGACAATGAAAATGTCGATGACTCTGGTCTAATTCAACCTACCGGGACTTCTGTAACCACAGAGTCCCCTCTGACCACTGAATATCCCAACCAGACGTTTGTACAAGATCCAACACCCCCGCAGATATTGGATCAACTCAACGGGATATGCTTTGATGTACCGACTGGAGTCAACCTGGAAGTCCTCATTACAGATGAGGGGGAATATAACGGCTTTATGATTCAAGAAATCGTCTCGGCGAAAATCAG CTACACATCCTCCGTCCTGAAAATGGACTGTATGGGTGCTAACGCAGTGCGGTGTCAGAACACAAACACCACCACCGGTGTCGATGAGGAATATGTTCAGTCTTTCATGGTGACCTCCTCGGTGACCTTCACCAAGGTCCCACCTATACCACCCGAATCTGTGATCCt CTATTACAAGGATTACAACCCTGCCTTGTGCAAACAAGACTCCTGTTTGAGAGGGTTATTCTACCCATTCACAGAGTCCTTTGAGGGAGATAGTTTTGAATATTCCTTAGCTGTGACAATGATCACAATCCTCGTCGCTACGGGATACGTGATCGTGACTACACCCTGGCTCGGTTTGAAAATGTGGTGA